A single window of Dermochelys coriacea isolate rDerCor1 chromosome 14, rDerCor1.pri.v4, whole genome shotgun sequence DNA harbors:
- the LOC122456621 gene encoding uncharacterized protein LOC122456621 isoform X2, which yields MGNKRGQAGFPREGGSMRSGSGVWRAPRPPLTLTNSSTCICSSAMARGWLRGGEGLERTNPPLRGSGAFQGSPKGGKSRVRAGGANRTTSESCGHSERNTELIRSDGSSSAAPPRKRPAAPGQHWGPSVTRRRAPPQRAASLHWTRGPVSSVPPHTLEGLHFCAGGGVPI from the exons ATGGGGAACAAGCGGGGGCAGGCTGGGTTCCCCCGGGAAGGGGGGTCAATGCGGAGCGGCTCCGGAGTTTggagagccccccgccccccgcttaCCTTGACAAACAGCTCCACCTGCATCTGCTCCTCAGCCATGGCCCGGGGCTGGctccgggggggagaggggttagaACGGACAAATCCCCCGCTCCGCGGCTCGGGTGCGTTTCAAGGTTCCCCCAAGGGCGGGAAAAGCCGGGTCCGGGCCGGGGGCGCGAATCGCACCACTTCGGAGTCTTGCGGGCACTCTGAGCGCAACACGGAGCTGATCCGGAGCGACGGGTCTTCCTCCGCAGCCCCACCCAGGAAGAGA CCTGCAGCTCCAGGCCAGCACTGGGGTCCCAGTGTAACCAGACgccgtgccccaccccagagggccGCATCTCTGCACTGGACAAGGGGCCCCGTGTCATCagtccccccacacaccctggaGGGGCTGCATTTCTGTGCCGGGGGAGGGGTCCCCATAtaa
- the LOC122456629 gene encoding sperm acrosome membrane-associated protein 4-like isoform X2, protein MLSKEDRGSDQGAGEALRCYTCLFPTIAPLDCLKSVTRCTPTQRCLTSFATGCRGALELVVYEKSCGEAKLCGAQGMRWLLGANFTYSTACCSSNLCNGGARPAWGALGIALPLTLLL, encoded by the exons ATGCTGTCCAAGGAGGATCGTGGTAGTGACCAGGGGGCTG GGGAGGCCTTGCGCTGCTACACCTGCCTGTTCCCCACCATCGCACCCCTGGACTGCCTGAAGTCCGTCACCCGCTGCACCCCGACGCAGCGCTGCCTCACCTCGTTCGCCACGGGATGCAGAG gtgcCCTGGAGCTGGTCGTCTATGagaagagctgtggggaggcCAAGCTCTGCGGGGCCCAGGGGATGCGCTGGCTGCTGGGGGCCAATTTCACCTACTCCACGGCCTGCTGCTCCAGCAACCTCTGCAACGGAGGGGCCCGCCCAGCCTGGGGGGCGCTGGGGATcgccctgcccctcaccctgcTGCTCTGA
- the CLIC1 gene encoding LOW QUALITY PROTEIN: chloride intracellular channel protein 1 (The sequence of the model RefSeq protein was modified relative to this genomic sequence to represent the inferred CDS: inserted 2 bases in 2 codons), which produces MAEEQMQVELFVKAGSDGAKIGNCPFSQRLFMVLWLKGVTFNVTTVDTKRRTDTVXKLCPGGQLPFLMYGTEVRTDTTKIEEFLEEVLCPPKYPRLAARNPESNTAGLDIFAKFSAYIKNSNPAQDPALEKGLLKALKVLDNYLMAPLPDEVDETSAEDETRSSRKFLDGDELTLADCNLLPKLHIVQVVCKXYRGFTIPEALQGIHRYLRHAYAREEFASTCPDAEEIELAYEMVAKALNSPGDPVGPHPSWGLPSLRRGG; this is translated from the exons ATGGCTGAGGAGCAGATGCAGGTGGAGCTGTTTGTCAAG GCCGGCAGCGATGGGGCCAAGATTGGgaactgccccttctcccagcgGCTCTTCATGGTGCTTTGGCTCAAAGGCGTCACCTTCAACGTCACCACGGTGGACACAAAAAG GAGGACTGACACCG AGAAGCTTTGCCCGGGCGGGCAGCTCCCCTTCCTGATGTACGGGACCGAGGTCCGCACCGACACCACCAAGATCGAGGAGTTCCTGGAGGAGGTGCTGTGCCCCCCCAA GTACCCCAGGTTGGCCGCCCGTAACCCCGAGTCCAACACAGCCGGGCTCGACATCTTCGCCAAGTTCTCCGCCTACATCAAGAACTCGAATCCGGCACAGGACCCCG CCCTGGAGAAGGGGCTGCTGAAGGCGCTCAAGGTGCTGGACAATTACCTGATGGCCCCGCTGCCGGACGAGGTGGATGAGACGAGCGCCGAGGACGAGACCCGCTCGAGCCGCAAGTTCCTGGACGGGGACGAACTGACGCTGGCCGACTGCAATCTGCTGCCCAAGCTACACATCGTCCAG gTGGTGTGTA AATATCGGGGATTCACCATCCCGGAGGCGCTGCAGGGCATCCACCGGTACCTGCGACACGCCTACGCCCGCGAGGAGTTCGCCAGCACCTGCCCCGACGCCGAGGAGATCGAGCTGGCCTACGAGATGGTGGCCAAAGCCCTGAATAGCCCCGGGGACCCTGTGgggccccaccccagctgggggCTGCCAAGCCTGAGGAGGGGGGGGTGA
- the LOC122456629 gene encoding sperm acrosome membrane-associated protein 4-like isoform X1, whose amino-acid sequence MNTALGLALLGGLLAFPAGEALRCYTCLFPTIAPLDCLKSVTRCTPTQRCLTSFATGCRGALELVVYEKSCGEAKLCGAQGMRWLLGANFTYSTACCSSNLCNGGARPAWGALGIALPLTLLL is encoded by the exons ATGAACACAGCCCTGGGCTTGGCCTTGCTGGGCGGGTTACTCGCTTTCCCGGCCG GGGAGGCCTTGCGCTGCTACACCTGCCTGTTCCCCACCATCGCACCCCTGGACTGCCTGAAGTCCGTCACCCGCTGCACCCCGACGCAGCGCTGCCTCACCTCGTTCGCCACGGGATGCAGAG gtgcCCTGGAGCTGGTCGTCTATGagaagagctgtggggaggcCAAGCTCTGCGGGGCCCAGGGGATGCGCTGGCTGCTGGGGGCCAATTTCACCTACTCCACGGCCTGCTGCTCCAGCAACCTCTGCAACGGAGGGGCCCGCCCAGCCTGGGGGGCGCTGGGGATcgccctgcccctcaccctgcTGCTCTGA
- the DDAH2 gene encoding LOW QUALITY PROTEIN: N(G),N(G)-dimethylarginine dimethylaminohydrolase 2 (The sequence of the model RefSeq protein was modified relative to this genomic sequence to represent the inferred CDS: inserted 1 base in 1 codon; deleted 6 bases in 4 codons) — protein MAGPSSFCRYTHAIVAASRDSLGSRPAGDGVDPRAGLDLAKAHRQYGVYTGILRQKLGLQVIELTADEGFPSSVLVEDAAVIQGDTALVXRPWEPARRGEIIGIKKVLEELKMRVVEVTDDGATLDGSDVLFTGREFFVGISKWTNHRGAEMVADTFRDFAVSTVPVAGSSHLKSFCSMAGPDTVAIGSSEAAKKAMRTMEQLTDHHYDTLTVPDDHAGNCIYVRLGPKGSALLHRSPEEFPNSLQPFQKLSDLTLIPAACSEVAKLGGALSSCSLLINKKLDR, from the exons ATGGCTGGTCCCTCCTCCTTC TGCAGATACACCCACGCCATCGTCGCAGCATCCCGGGACTCGCTGGGCTCCCGGCCCGCCGGGGATGGGGTGGACCCG AGAGCTGGGTTGGACCTGGCCAAGGCACACCGGCAGTACGGGGTCTAC ACCGGGATCCTGCGGCAGAAGCTGGGGCTGCAGGTGATTGAGCTGACGGCGGACGAAGGTTTT CCCTCCTCAGTGCTGGTGGAGGACGCGGCCGTGATCCAGGGCGACACAGCGCTCG CCCGGCCCTGGGAACCGGCGCGGCGGGGAGAG ATCATCGGCATTAAGAAGGTCCTGGAGGAGCTAAAGATGCGGGTGGTGGAGGTGACGGATGACGGGGCCACCTTGGATGGCAGTGACGTGCTCTTCACAG GTCGAGAGTTCTTTGTGGGCATCTCCAAATGGACCAATCACAGAGGGGCGGAGATGGTGGCGGATACTTTTCGG GATTTTGCTGTCTCTACTGTCCCTGTGGCGGGCTCCTCCCATCTGAAGAGTTTCTGTAGCATGGCTGGGCCGGACACGGTGGCCATCGGAAGCAGTGAGGCTGCCAAGAAGGCCATGAGG accATGGAGCAGCTGACCGATCACCACTACGACACGCTGACGGTGCCGGACGACCACGCCGGGAATTGCATCTACGTGCGGCTGGGGCCCAAGGGCAGCGCCCTGCTACACCGCAGCCCCGAGGAGTTCCCCAAcagcctgcag CCCTTCCAGAAGCTGTCCGACCTCACCCTGATCCCCGCCGCCTGCAGTGAGGTGGCCAAGCTGGGGGGGGCCCTCAGCTCCTGCTCCCTTCTCATCAACAAGAAGCTTGACCGCTAG